The window CGCCGGGAACGCGGGGCCGACGAACCGGCGCCGGATCGCCGACGCCGACGGCTGCGTCCGCTGTCGGTGGGTGCCGTCGTGGTCACTGTCGCCGCCCTGGTGACGGGAATGACGCCGGCCTACACAGGCCAGATGTTCCAGGCCGGCACCTTCAAGGAGGTTCCCGGCTACTGGCGGCAGGCGGCGGACTGGCTCGCGGACAACCCCACCGGGGGACGCACCCTGGTGCTCCCGGCCGCGCCGTTCGGCGAGTACGGCTGGGGGCGGCCCCTCGACGAGCCGATGTCGTGGCTGGCCAGCACGCCCTGGGCGTCCCGTGCCCTCGTCCCGCTGGGCAACACCGGGATGACCAGGTGGATGGACGGCATCGAGCGGCAGCTGGAGCTGGGCGACGCGCCGGGGCTCGCGGTCGCCCTCGCGCGCGCCGGGGTCGGCCAGGTGCTGATCCGCAACGACCTCGACGACCAGAACTGGGACATCCCGCCGTCCACCGAGCAGGTGTACCGGGCCCTGGACAGCTCGGGACTGCGCAAGGCGGCCTCGTTCGGCCCACAGGTCCGGGCGAGGGCAAGCGCCAAGGACCGGCTGGTCCCGGCCCTGGCCAAGCCGACCGAGCGGGTGCCGGCGCTGGACGTCTGGGTCGTGCCCGGCGGCGCGTCCGAGGTCGCCGCGTATCCCGCGGACACCGCCATGGTGGTGTCGGGCGGCGCCGAGTCCACCGTCCAGCTGGCCGCGCACGGAGTCCTGGGCACCGACCGGGCCGTCGTGCTCGCGAGCGATCTCACCGGGCTGCCCGGCGAGGCGGCCAGTAACGGCGGCGGGGGCACGGCGGCGCCGTCGGCCGCCCAGGCGCTGGCGCCGTCCGTGGACGAGATCGTCGGGCCCACCACGGCGCTGGTGGTGACCGACACCTTCCAACGCCGCGACACCGACTACGGCGTCATCCACGGCGGGACGTCCTACCTGCTCGGGCCGGACGAGGACGCCGCGGGCCGGACCACCACGCCCAAACAGTGGATCGACGTACCGGGTGCCGACCACCAGACGGTCGCCGGCTACGCGGACGGGATACAGGTCCGGGCGTCCTCCTACGGGTCGAGCCTGGTGGCCCTGCCGGACACCGCGCCGGCCGCGGCCTTCGACGGCGTCCCCTTCACCTCCTGGATCTCGGACCCCAAGAAGGGGTCCGTGGGCGCCTGGCTCGAGGTGACCCTTCCGCGGGCGACCACCCTGCCCTACCTCGAGGTGCAACTGCTGGAGGAAGGCACCTGGCGTCCCGCGGTGGGGGCGATCCGGGTGACCACCCAGGCGGGCTCGGTGGTCACGAAGGTCGATCCCGTCGAAACGGCGCAGCGGCTCGCCGTCCCCGCCGGCCCGAGCACCTGGTTCCGGGTCACGTTCGACCAGGTGACCAGGCCGGGGACCGGGGCCTACGGGGCGGGCATCCGCGAGCTGACCCTGCCAGGGGTGCGGGTCCAGCACTATGCCCAGACCCCCTCGGACGCCGCCGGGCTGTTCACCGCGGCCGAGGGCCAGGTCGCATACACCTTCGACCGGATGGGTGTGGACGTCACCCAGCTGTTCGGTGGCTCCGAGGAGGTCGCCCTTTCCCGGCGGTTCGACGTGCCGCGGCCGATGAGCTTCACGGTGCTGGGGCAGGTGACGGCGGTGACGTCGTCGGCCGCCGCGGTGCCGGACTCCGACACGCCGTTCGCGCTGCCCTGCGGAAACGGCCCGGGAGTGATCGTCGACGGGACCCGCTATGAGACCCGGGTCGACGGCAGGTTCTCCGACGTGGCCAAGGGCCGGCCCATGCGTATGAGCGTGTGCACCGCGGACGGGACGATCCCGTTCCAGGCCGGCCAGCACCTGGTCTCGATCGACAGCGCGGGGATGCCGTTGCTGGTGGGGGCGCTGACGCTCGTCGGAACCGGAGCGAAGACCAGCGCGGACAAGGCTCGTTCGACGACGGTCGCCGACTGGACGCCCGAGCGCCGCAGCGTCGAGATCGGTGCCGGGACGCGGGCGCTGCTGGCCGTGCGCGAGAACGCGAACTCCTCGTGGACCGCGACGCTGAACGGTCAGACCCTGGTCCCCGTGCGTCTCGACGGCTGGCAGCAGGGCTGGATCGTGCCGGCGGGCGCCGGCGGCACGGTCCTGATCGAGAACAACCCCGGGCAGACCTACCGCAAGAGCCTCGTCGCCGGCGGCGGCCTGCTGCTGGTCCTGCTCGCGCTGGTGCTGGTCCCCGCCCGATGGCGGCTTCGGCGGTCCGTGGACCCCGACGGTTACCCGCTCGGCCTCGACCCGGCGAAGGTTCCGCTGGTGTCGCGTCTCGGGCGCCTCCCCGGCGTGGTCGCCGGCGGCGCGCTCGCCACCGTCGCCGTGTTCCTCGTCGCCGGGCCGGTGGCCCTCCTCGTCCCGGTCCTGGTCCTGATCGGCCGTCGCCTCCCGGCCGTGCTGGGCTGGGCCGCCCTGGTATTCATGATCGCTGCCGGGGTGGGCGTCTCCGCCTGGCCGAACGCCGTGCCGGGCTCCGGCCAGGGCGCGTTCAGCTGGTACGTGCAGGCCGCCGGCGTGGTGGCGTTCGCCGCGACCGTGGCCGCGCTGGCGTCGCGTGCCCAGGCTCCGGCCGGGCCGGGACCGGCGGCGGACGGCGGAGCCGGCGACCTGCCAGCCGGCGACGCGGGGGCGTCCGGTCCACCGGACGACCTGGACCAGGACGGTGAGCCCCGCTCGGAGACGGGACCATCGCCGGTGGCCGATAGCTCGTTCAGCTGGTTCCCGGAGCGGGCGCGGTCAAGGGCGGTGGGCGCGGAGCACGAGCCGCCCGCCGAGACCGACGGCGCGGAGTTCGACCGCCGCGGCCGGGACCCGCGGTGAGCCGGGTCTCGGGCCGGTCGTCCCGGCCCGTCTCGGCGGTGGCGCCGGCGGTGGCCCGGCCGTCGGTCGGCGCCCGCCCGCTCACCTTCGCCGAGAAGATGATCATTGCGTCCGATCGGCGATCGGCCCCGCTGCTGATCGGGGTCGTGGCCGAGACGGACGGGGCGCTGGACGCCGAGTCGCTGCGGGCGGCGGCGGCCGTCGTGTACGCCCGGCACCCGGAGCTCGGTGCGCCCCTCGCGGACCCCGTCGGGGCGCACGGCTGGTCGCGCCCGGACGGCCCGCATCCCGTCCTGCTCGACGAGGAGACGCCGGCGGGCGGCGAGATCTGGCCGAGGGTCGAATGGCTGTTCTCGCTGCCCTTCGACCTGCTCGCGCCGTCGACGATGCGGTTCCTCCTGCTGCACCGGCAGGAGGGTGATGTGGTCGCGATGGTTGCCCATCACCTGGTGCTGGACGGACGCAGCGCGCTGGCGCTGTTCACCGAGATCCTCGGCGCCGTGTCGCCGTCCACCCCGCCGCCCTCGGACCCGCCGCCGGTGCCACGGAGCACCAGCGGAACCACAGCCATCGCGAGGACCACAGCCACCGGGCCGAGGAGTCCCACCAAACGGCGCGGCGCGGCGCGGCGGTCGCGTGGGCTGGCCCGCGCCGCCCGGCGGTGGGTGAGTGACCGGCTGGGCCTCCGGGCGCGGCACCTGGTGCCGACGGGCGCGGCCGGCGCGGTTGGATACGGCCAGTATCCGTTGATCATGCCCGTGCCGGTGGTGTCCGTGCCAGCCGGTCCGCGGCCGACCGTAAACGACCTGCTGCTCGCGGCGTCGCATCTCGCGGTCGAGCGCTGGAATACCCGGCACGGCCGGCGTACCGGGGCGCTCCGGGCGCGGATGCCGGCCTCGGTGCCACCGCCCGGCCCCGGCGCCGTCGAGGCGCTCGGGAACCACACCGGCCAGGCGATCATCGCCTCGTCCCCGGGTGACCGGGCCGATCCGGCGTCGCTCGCGTACCGGGTTCTCGAGCAGAGCGCGCGGGTGAAGGCCGAGGGCGCGAAGACCGCGGCGGGTCGGTCCGGAGCGATCGCCGCGGCGATGGCCGCCGTCGTTCCCGCCCGCGTCCTGACGACGGTGCTGCGGGCCGCGGTCGGCGCGGTGCGGGTCGTGCTCGCGCCGGCCGTGACGGTCAGCAACCTGGGTTGGGTGCCGGCGGGCCTCGCCGTCGGTCCGGACGGCCCGCGGATCGTCACGGTGTACTTTCTCGGGACCGCGGGACCGCCGCAGGGGCTGATGATCTGTGTGACCCGCGGGGAGAAGTCGCTGCACATCACCTTCGCGTACCACCTGGCCGTGTTCGACCATGCCGGAATCGTGGCGTTTGCGCAGGTTTTCCGGGACGCTGTGGACGATGTCCTATCCGGCCTGTTGTCGGGCCGCGGCCCCACTTCATGATGGAAGTCGCGACGGGCCACCCGTCACTGGCGGACAACGATC of the Pseudofrankia saprophytica genome contains:
- a CDS encoding alpha-(1->3)-arabinofuranosyltransferase domain-containing protein, which codes for MSLDQLEIPEPDVAEGPAPDAAVSAPGKRERTPRLTLLFVTAGFVVLSLLQEPGRIVADTKMDVALDPLRFMERATHLWNSSADFGFLPNQYVGYLFPMGPFFLLGKVLHLPPWMTQRLWLALILTVAAWGAVRLADALRIGRPTTRVIAGVGYALSPMFIGKIGAASVALTGAAMLPWITLPLVLALRPDGAGGADTGSAGPPPGAASGGAPAADGVDARDRRLSPRRAAALSGLAVFCTGGINASVTLCVLLFPGVLLVFAGGTRRAWALRAWWTLSVVLATLWWLLTLVIQSRYGLNFLPFTETAATTTSTSSVAEALRGTTDWLAYLRIPRPWLPAASATVTDPVPVIGSAVAAGIGLWGLARRDLPARRFLLVSLAVGVVAVSAAYPGQPGSPLSGGLRVLLADQLAFLRNIYKFQPVVHLPLALGMAHALDVAVTGRRRERGADEPAPDRRRRRLRPLSVGAVVVTVAALVTGMTPAYTGQMFQAGTFKEVPGYWRQAADWLADNPTGGRTLVLPAAPFGEYGWGRPLDEPMSWLASTPWASRALVPLGNTGMTRWMDGIERQLELGDAPGLAVALARAGVGQVLIRNDLDDQNWDIPPSTEQVYRALDSSGLRKAASFGPQVRARASAKDRLVPALAKPTERVPALDVWVVPGGASEVAAYPADTAMVVSGGAESTVQLAAHGVLGTDRAVVLASDLTGLPGEAASNGGGGTAAPSAAQALAPSVDEIVGPTTALVVTDTFQRRDTDYGVIHGGTSYLLGPDEDAAGRTTTPKQWIDVPGADHQTVAGYADGIQVRASSYGSSLVALPDTAPAAAFDGVPFTSWISDPKKGSVGAWLEVTLPRATTLPYLEVQLLEEGTWRPAVGAIRVTTQAGSVVTKVDPVETAQRLAVPAGPSTWFRVTFDQVTRPGTGAYGAGIRELTLPGVRVQHYAQTPSDAAGLFTAAEGQVAYTFDRMGVDVTQLFGGSEEVALSRRFDVPRPMSFTVLGQVTAVTSSAAAVPDSDTPFALPCGNGPGVIVDGTRYETRVDGRFSDVAKGRPMRMSVCTADGTIPFQAGQHLVSIDSAGMPLLVGALTLVGTGAKTSADKARSTTVADWTPERRSVEIGAGTRALLAVRENANSSWTATLNGQTLVPVRLDGWQQGWIVPAGAGGTVLIENNPGQTYRKSLVAGGGLLLVLLALVLVPARWRLRRSVDPDGYPLGLDPAKVPLVSRLGRLPGVVAGGALATVAVFLVAGPVALLVPVLVLIGRRLPAVLGWAALVFMIAAGVGVSAWPNAVPGSGQGAFSWYVQAAGVVAFAATVAALASRAQAPAGPGPAADGGAGDLPAGDAGASGPPDDLDQDGEPRSETGPSPVADSSFSWFPERARSRAVGAEHEPPAETDGAEFDRRGRDPR